Proteins from a genomic interval of Clostridium sp. AN503:
- a CDS encoding TRAP transporter large permease subunit: MSGETLAIVVLLASFFIMVFLRFPIAYAVALSSVLCLMTQGLPLTTICQQMVKGISSFSLMAVPFFITMGCLMGSGGISEKLIALANACVGWMRGGMAMVNIVASYFFGGISGSASADTASLGSILIPMMVDQGYDADFSTAVTITSSCEGLLVPPSHNMVIYATTAGGISVGSLFLAGYVPGALLELPL; the protein is encoded by the coding sequence ATGAGTGGAGAGACATTAGCGATTGTAGTATTACTTGCCAGCTTTTTCATCATGGTTTTCCTGCGGTTCCCGATCGCATATGCGGTGGCACTGTCCTCCGTACTGTGTTTGATGACCCAGGGACTCCCGCTGACCACCATCTGCCAGCAGATGGTAAAAGGTATCAGCTCTTTCAGCCTGATGGCAGTTCCGTTCTTTATTACCATGGGATGCCTGATGGGCTCCGGCGGTATTTCAGAGAAGCTGATCGCCCTGGCGAATGCCTGTGTAGGCTGGATGCGCGGCGGTATGGCGATGGTTAACATCGTTGCTTCTTACTTCTTCGGCGGCATTTCCGGTTCTGCATCTGCAGATACCGCATCCCTCGGCTCCATCCTGATCCCGATGATGGTGGACCAGGGGTATGACGCAGACTTTTCTACGGCTGTAACCATCACCTCCTCCTGTGAGGGTCTGCTGGTTCCGCCGAGCCATAACATGGTTATCTATGCGACAACCGCAGGCGGTATTTCTGTAGGAAGCCTGTTCCTGGCTGGATATGTGCCGGGCGCGCTGCTTGAGCTACCCTTATGA
- the pheS gene encoding phenylalanine--tRNA ligase subunit alpha: MKEQLEKIKAEALRQIEASDALEKLNDIRVAYLGKKGELTSVLKSMKDVAPEDRPKVGQMVNEVRELIEARLEETRTGLAKKAREEQLKREVIDVTLPAKKANIGHSHPNMVALEEVERIFVGMGYEVVEGPEVEYQDYNFTKLNIPEDHPARDEQDTFFINPEICLRSQTSPVQARTMEKGKLPIRMIAPGRVFRSDEVDATHSPSFHQIEGLVIDKHITFADLKGTLAEFARELFGEETKVKFRPHHFPFTEPSAEVDVSCFKCGGNGCRFCKGSGWIEILGCGMVHPHVLEMCGIDPEEYTGFAFGVGLERIALLKYEIDDMRLLYENDIRFLKQF; the protein is encoded by the coding sequence ATGAAAGAGCAGTTAGAAAAGATTAAAGCAGAAGCACTCAGACAGATTGAGGCTTCCGATGCCCTGGAAAAATTAAACGATATCCGCGTCGCTTACCTGGGCAAAAAGGGTGAGCTGACCAGCGTGCTGAAAAGCATGAAGGATGTTGCGCCTGAGGACCGGCCGAAGGTTGGGCAGATGGTCAATGAGGTCAGGGAACTGATTGAAGCCAGGCTGGAGGAGACCAGGACCGGACTGGCAAAGAAGGCGCGTGAGGAGCAGTTGAAGCGCGAGGTCATCGATGTGACCCTTCCTGCGAAGAAAGCGAATATCGGACACAGCCATCCGAATATGGTGGCGCTGGAGGAAGTGGAACGCATTTTCGTGGGCATGGGCTACGAGGTAGTGGAGGGACCGGAGGTGGAGTATCAGGACTACAACTTCACCAAGCTGAATATTCCGGAGGACCATCCGGCAAGGGATGAACAGGATACGTTCTTCATCAACCCGGAGATCTGCCTGCGCTCCCAGACTTCACCAGTGCAGGCCCGGACTATGGAAAAGGGCAAACTGCCGATCCGCATGATCGCTCCGGGGCGTGTATTCCGCTCCGATGAGGTGGACGCTACCCATTCCCCATCCTTCCATCAGATCGAGGGTCTTGTGATTGATAAGCATATTACATTTGCGGATCTGAAAGGAACACTGGCAGAGTTTGCCAGGGAGCTGTTCGGCGAGGAGACAAAGGTCAAGTTCCGGCCCCACCATTTCCCGTTCACGGAGCCGAGTGCAGAGGTGGATGTGAGCTGCTTCAAGTGCGGCGGCAATGGCTGCCGGTTCTGTAAGGGTTCCGGCTGGATCGAGATCCTGGGCTGCGGCATGGTGCACCCCCACGTGCTGGAGATGTGCGGCATCGATCCGGAGGAGTACACTGGATTTGCGTTTGGTGTAGGCCTGGAGAGGATCGCACTCTTAAAATATGAGATTGATGATATGAGACTGCTGTACGAAAACGACATCCGGTTCTTAAAACAGTTCTAA
- a CDS encoding GntR family transcriptional regulator: MTHYDRLPLYCKLADIIEEKIDSGVWKKGMMIPSERELCKQYDMSRITVRNAIDGLVRQGKLEKVQGKGTFVQGKSIIQNLGNVYSFSREMEKQGKISSTKLVCRELMGASSKVARELGIEENDEVIYIERLRCAEHVPIMLEKSYFPKETCGYVWEIDLDHKHLYKTLEEQYGVVINKAIETFKACELNSYECKLLKCQPKQYGLLVKRTSYSNDRIICYSSIVSKGDAFEFTVKLES, from the coding sequence ATGACACATTATGACCGTCTGCCGTTATATTGTAAACTGGCCGATATTATTGAAGAGAAGATTGATTCGGGTGTCTGGAAGAAGGGGATGATGATTCCTTCCGAAAGAGAGCTTTGTAAACAGTATGACATGTCCAGAATTACAGTCCGCAATGCGATTGACGGTCTGGTCCGCCAGGGGAAGCTGGAGAAGGTGCAGGGGAAAGGGACATTTGTACAGGGGAAAAGCATTATCCAGAACCTGGGCAATGTCTACAGTTTTTCCAGGGAGATGGAGAAACAGGGGAAGATATCCTCTACGAAGCTGGTCTGCCGGGAACTGATGGGAGCGAGCTCTAAGGTTGCCCGTGAACTGGGGATTGAAGAGAATGATGAGGTGATCTATATAGAACGTCTCCGTTGTGCAGAACATGTTCCGATTATGCTGGAGAAGAGCTATTTTCCAAAGGAGACCTGCGGCTATGTGTGGGAGATCGACTTAGACCACAAGCATCTTTATAAGACGCTGGAGGAGCAGTACGGGGTTGTGATCAATAAAGCGATCGAGACCTTCAAGGCTTGTGAGCTGAACAGTTATGAGTGCAAGTTACTAAAGTGTCAGCCCAAGCAGTACGGTCTTTTAGTTAAGCGTACTTCCTACAGCAATGACAGAATCATTTGCTATTCATCCATCGTCTCTAAAGGGGATGCATTTGAATTTACCGTGAAACTGGAATCTTAA
- a CDS encoding PTS sugar transporter subunit IIB — MLKIITVCGLGVGSSLILKMTVDTAMQQLGMKCSIEHWDMGTVKGRDCDLIVTTEGFRKNFADSNNVVFVNNIVDVNETKARLEEYFKTKEML; from the coding sequence ATGTTGAAGATTATTACGGTATGCGGGTTGGGAGTGGGATCCAGTCTAATCTTAAAAATGACGGTAGATACCGCCATGCAGCAGTTGGGAATGAAGTGTTCTATTGAACATTGGGATATGGGGACAGTCAAAGGCCGCGACTGCGATCTGATTGTGACCACAGAAGGATTCCGAAAGAATTTCGCGGACAGTAACAATGTGGTATTTGTCAACAATATCGTGGATGTCAATGAGACAAAGGCCAGACTTGAGGAGTACTTTAAGACAAAAGAAATGTTATAG
- a CDS encoding TRAP transporter large permease, translated as MIGSYIISVKRNYPKGEKFSIKNLIKQLSVSFWALAAVLIVVFGVVGGMFTATESAAVAVIYSLLVSVFIYRGLDWKGVWRVLSDCVDTLSIVLILIATSSIFGYCLTRLHVPDLAANAITGLTNNPIILALLLNLILLVLGCIMDMAPIILIATPILLPIATSIGIDPIQFGIMVVLNCGIGLLTPPVGAVLFIGSAVAKVPMEKVVKATLPFYLCMIVTLLLITFIPVISLGLPALLS; from the coding sequence ATGATCGGTTCCTACATTATCTCCGTAAAGCGGAATTACCCGAAGGGTGAAAAGTTCAGCATCAAGAATCTGATCAAGCAGCTGAGCGTTTCCTTCTGGGCTTTGGCTGCTGTACTGATCGTAGTATTCGGCGTAGTCGGCGGCATGTTCACGGCTACGGAGTCTGCGGCAGTGGCAGTTATCTACAGCCTGCTTGTAAGCGTATTTATTTACCGGGGACTTGACTGGAAGGGCGTGTGGAGAGTCTTAAGCGACTGCGTGGACACCTTATCCATCGTATTGATCCTGATCGCGACCTCCAGCATCTTCGGATACTGCCTGACACGTCTGCATGTGCCGGATCTGGCAGCCAATGCGATCACTGGACTGACCAACAATCCGATCATCCTGGCACTGCTTCTGAACCTGATCCTTCTGGTTCTGGGCTGCATCATGGATATGGCTCCGATCATCCTGATCGCAACGCCGATCCTGCTTCCGATCGCAACCTCCATCGGGATCGATCCGATCCAGTTTGGTATCATGGTAGTGTTAAACTGCGGTATCGGCCTTCTGACTCCTCCGGTTGGAGCAGTACTGTTTATCGGCTCCGCAGTTGCAAAGGTACCTATGGAGAAGGTTGTAAAAGCAACCCTGCCATTTTACCTGTGCATGATCGTTACGCTGCTGCTGATCACATTTATCCCTGTGATCAGCCTGGGGCTGCCGGCGCTGCTCAGCTAA
- a CDS encoding PTS sugar transporter subunit IIA, protein MEEILNDRVVRTEVECQSWRDCVKACGDLLVAEGKIEPSFIDSMIQTVEELGPYMILIPKVAFFHGRPSEAVHKACLSLITLKDSVRFEEFEGQEISCAFGFGAVDADSHVNMLVKVAKLLQDEDFVRLITQHGTKEAIMEKINQYQEGCME, encoded by the coding sequence GTGGAGGAAATACTGAATGATCGTGTTGTCAGGACAGAAGTGGAGTGTCAAAGTTGGAGAGACTGTGTGAAAGCCTGCGGAGATTTGCTGGTTGCAGAAGGAAAGATAGAACCATCGTTTATCGATTCTATGATTCAGACGGTAGAAGAACTGGGGCCTTACATGATTTTGATTCCAAAGGTCGCATTCTTTCACGGGAGACCTTCGGAAGCTGTGCACAAGGCCTGTCTTTCGCTGATCACGTTAAAAGACAGTGTCAGATTTGAGGAATTTGAAGGCCAGGAGATTTCCTGCGCATTCGGATTCGGAGCGGTAGATGCCGACAGCCATGTGAACATGCTTGTGAAGGTTGCAAAGCTTTTGCAGGATGAGGATTTTGTTAGACTGATCACTCAGCATGGAACCAAAGAAGCAATTATGGAGAAAATAAATCAATATCAGGAGGGGTGTATGGAATGA
- a CDS encoding PTS ascorbate transporter subunit IIC encodes MLDFLLNIIKTPAIILGIVALIGLLLQRKSVGQVFSGTVKTALGMLVLGAGSSLIVTEILPFVDLFSAVFHLQGFATSSEAVVGAMQSAVPVIASTSAIIMAVGFLVNVLIARFSPLKYIFLTGHMMWILSVAIAGSLYSAGFSETMILVLGAVLQGMLMVIFPAIGQPMVRKLTGNDNIAIAHLTTLGTVSAAYIGGLLGDKSKSAEDIKLPESLEFFKDTSMSVSIVMGLFYLIVVIMAGPAAVAPYAGETNYIIYGVLKALGFTAGILVLLQGVRMFLGELVPAFKGISDKLVPGAIPALDVPAIFAFAPNSLMIGFVTAVVGMIIGMVVSSAVFKVVPLVSIIGAFFTGGVAGIFGNANGGRRGAAIAGLIYGFLLIFGSALLFTIFDYAAYGAAGVGHDCIDVMVTMALLKIPYIGIAITVVVFGLLCWGETKRKK; translated from the coding sequence ATGCTGGATTTTTTGTTAAATATTATTAAGACACCTGCAATTATTCTGGGAATCGTTGCACTGATCGGCCTGCTGCTTCAGAGAAAGAGTGTGGGACAGGTATTTTCAGGAACGGTTAAGACCGCACTGGGTATGTTGGTGCTGGGGGCAGGCTCCAGTCTGATCGTTACGGAAATCCTTCCGTTTGTCGATCTGTTTTCTGCTGTTTTTCATCTTCAGGGATTTGCAACATCCTCTGAAGCAGTTGTGGGAGCCATGCAGTCGGCTGTACCGGTGATTGCGTCTACCAGTGCGATCATCATGGCGGTGGGATTTCTGGTAAACGTACTGATTGCCCGTTTCAGCCCGCTCAAGTACATATTCCTGACGGGTCATATGATGTGGATCCTGTCTGTAGCCATAGCCGGAAGCCTGTATAGCGCCGGATTCAGCGAGACGATGATCCTGGTGCTCGGGGCCGTGCTCCAGGGAATGCTGATGGTAATATTCCCGGCGATCGGACAGCCAATGGTCCGCAAACTGACTGGAAATGATAATATTGCAATTGCACATCTTACTACATTAGGTACTGTTTCAGCCGCTTATATTGGTGGGCTTCTAGGGGACAAATCCAAGAGTGCGGAAGATATTAAGCTTCCGGAATCGCTGGAATTTTTTAAAGATACATCCATGTCCGTTTCCATTGTTATGGGGCTGTTCTATTTGATCGTGGTCATTATGGCAGGACCGGCTGCTGTTGCGCCCTACGCAGGAGAGACGAATTATATTATATATGGAGTGTTAAAGGCGTTGGGATTTACCGCCGGTATCCTGGTACTGCTTCAGGGCGTCCGGATGTTCCTTGGAGAGTTGGTTCCTGCATTTAAGGGGATCTCAGATAAGCTGGTACCAGGAGCGATTCCTGCACTTGATGTGCCTGCGATCTTTGCATTTGCACCGAACAGTCTGATGATTGGTTTTGTGACGGCTGTAGTTGGCATGATTATTGGTATGGTTGTTTCCTCCGCGGTATTTAAGGTGGTTCCTCTGGTCTCGATCATAGGCGCTTTCTTTACCGGAGGTGTGGCAGGAATCTTTGGTAATGCAAACGGCGGACGAAGAGGAGCAGCGATTGCAGGACTGATCTATGGGTTCCTTTTGATCTTTGGTTCCGCACTGCTGTTCACGATCTTTGATTATGCAGCATATGGCGCTGCTGGAGTTGGTCATGACTGTATCGATGTGATGGTGACGATGGCGTTGCTGAAGATTCCGTATATTGGAATTGCGATAACTGTTGTGGTATTTGGTTTGTTGTGCTGGGGGGAGACAAAGAGAAAGAAATAA
- a CDS encoding TRAP transporter small permease yields MPAIFEKIDKIKPAYDMTYKFVMFICKVLLVVDIAITCMSVAGRYIPFIPDPAWSEEVVLTCMSYMAVLSAALAIRRGAHIRMTALDPYLPKNLVKALDIIADFAVLILSVIMITVGWQYASGIGSKGSYVSMPNVSRFWMYFPVPLAGVAMLIFELEALYNHIKGIFVKEGTEA; encoded by the coding sequence ATGCCAGCAATTTTTGAAAAGATTGACAAAATCAAGCCAGCATATGATATGACATATAAATTCGTTATGTTTATCTGTAAAGTGCTTCTGGTTGTCGATATTGCGATCACCTGTATGTCCGTTGCAGGGCGTTACATTCCGTTCATACCGGACCCGGCATGGAGTGAGGAAGTGGTCCTGACCTGTATGTCCTATATGGCGGTGCTTTCTGCCGCGCTTGCGATCCGCAGAGGCGCTCATATCCGTATGACTGCTCTGGATCCGTATTTACCGAAAAATCTTGTGAAAGCTCTGGACATCATTGCAGATTTTGCAGTGCTGATCCTGTCTGTTATTATGATTACCGTGGGCTGGCAGTATGCCTCCGGTATCGGTTCAAAAGGCTCTTATGTCAGTATGCCGAACGTGTCCAGGTTCTGGATGTATTTCCCGGTCCCGCTGGCAGGCGTGGCAATGCTGATCTTTGAACTTGAGGCATTATACAACCATATTAAGGGAATCTTTGTAAAGGAGGGAACAGAGGCATGA
- a CDS encoding TRAP transporter substrate-binding protein, translating into MKKRIGLLFLCTAALTSLTLLTSCGGRREAAEDTGTPEYVLTYAENQAEDYPTTKGAYRFAELVKERTEGKIIVQVNAGAVLGDEQSVVEQMQFGGIDFTRASISSMGEFLPKINVLQMPYLYTGPEHMWKVLDGEIGNEFLESFEEIGLIGLSWYDAGARNFYNSVRPIQKLEDLKGMKIRVQESKMMGRMVELLGASSVPMTYADVYSALQTGQIDGAENNWPSYESEHHYEVARYMTVDEHTRVPEVQIIAKATWEKLTPEYQTIIRECARESAEYERMLWNQRSEASRKKVLEAGCEVVELSPEEKLRFQEAVTPIYNEFCGDYVDLIDQIVAAGR; encoded by the coding sequence GTGAAAAAGAGGATAGGGCTTCTGTTTCTGTGCACGGCGGCACTGACGTCACTTACGTTATTGACATCATGCGGAGGCAGAAGGGAAGCGGCAGAGGATACCGGTACGCCGGAATATGTACTGACTTATGCGGAGAACCAGGCGGAGGATTATCCGACCACCAAGGGGGCCTACCGTTTTGCAGAGCTGGTGAAGGAGCGAACGGAAGGGAAGATCATCGTGCAGGTGAATGCGGGCGCAGTCCTGGGGGATGAACAGTCCGTGGTGGAACAGATGCAGTTTGGCGGGATTGATTTTACGCGGGCATCGATCTCTTCCATGGGAGAGTTTTTGCCGAAGATAAATGTACTGCAGATGCCTTATCTCTATACGGGACCGGAACATATGTGGAAGGTGCTGGACGGAGAGATCGGAAATGAGTTCCTTGAGTCCTTTGAGGAGATCGGTCTGATCGGGCTGTCCTGGTATGATGCGGGTGCAAGGAACTTCTATAATTCTGTCAGGCCCATTCAGAAGCTGGAGGACTTAAAAGGCATGAAGATCCGTGTCCAGGAGTCCAAGATGATGGGCAGGATGGTGGAGCTGCTGGGGGCATCTTCGGTGCCCATGACCTATGCAGATGTGTATTCAGCACTGCAGACCGGGCAGATAGACGGGGCGGAGAACAACTGGCCCTCCTATGAGTCCGAGCATCATTATGAGGTGGCAAGATACATGACTGTGGACGAGCATACCCGTGTCCCGGAGGTGCAGATCATAGCTAAGGCAACCTGGGAGAAACTGACGCCGGAATACCAGACGATCATCCGGGAATGTGCCAGAGAATCTGCCGAGTATGAGAGGATGCTATGGAACCAGAGGTCGGAGGCTTCACGGAAAAAGGTGCTTGAGGCCGGCTGCGAGGTGGTGGAATTAAGCCCGGAGGAGAAGCTGCGTTTCCAGGAGGCGGTGACTCCGATCTATAATGAGTTCTGTGGAGACTATGTGGATCTGATCGACCAGATTGTGGCGGCGGGGCGGTAA
- a CDS encoding SIS domain-containing protein has protein sequence MKHVEFYNTVMEQLQQQFHEEQSHIEESSLACAESVKKGRLIHVFGCGHSQMFAMEVFYRAGGLVPVNALLIPHLALFPKAKLSTLQERVEGFSGEYLRLENVSPDDTMIIVSVSGRNAGVVDMALEAKQIGMKVIALTSEKFSGSVTSRHSSGKNLKDVADIVIDIKCVEGDACLSLPQMEAKFTGTSTILGMTVMDCIMARTVELCVEAGVIPPVYVSSNLDRGDKINAEYIDQYRELIDCL, from the coding sequence ATGAAGCATGTAGAGTTTTACAACACAGTTATGGAACAATTGCAGCAGCAGTTCCATGAGGAACAAAGCCACATTGAGGAGTCGTCGCTGGCCTGTGCCGAATCGGTTAAAAAAGGTCGCCTGATTCATGTATTTGGATGTGGACATTCTCAGATGTTCGCGATGGAGGTGTTTTACCGGGCAGGCGGACTGGTGCCGGTCAATGCACTTTTGATTCCTCATCTGGCCTTGTTTCCCAAAGCGAAGTTGAGCACTTTGCAGGAGCGTGTAGAAGGATTTTCCGGGGAATACTTAAGGCTTGAGAATGTAAGTCCGGATGATACTATGATCATCGTTTCCGTCTCCGGACGGAATGCGGGAGTTGTGGATATGGCCTTGGAAGCAAAGCAAATCGGAATGAAGGTAATCGCTTTGACCTCAGAGAAATTCTCTGGCAGCGTGACTTCACGGCATTCTTCCGGTAAAAATTTAAAAGATGTGGCGGATATCGTGATAGATATCAAATGCGTAGAGGGAGACGCGTGCTTAAGCCTTCCCCAGATGGAGGCAAAATTTACCGGAACCAGTACGATACTGGGAATGACAGTTATGGACTGTATCATGGCGAGAACCGTGGAGCTCTGTGTGGAAGCGGGGGTGATTCCGCCGGTTTATGTCAGTTCCAATCTTGACAGGGGAGACAAGATCAATGCTGAGTACATAGACCAGTACCGGGAACTGATTGACTGTTTGTAG
- the pheT gene encoding phenylalanine--tRNA ligase subunit beta: protein MNTALSWIKAYVPDLDVTAQEYTDAMTLSGSKVEGYVCLDKNLEKIVVGQITKIERHPDADKLIICQVDIGKESIQIVTGAPNVKEGDKVPVVLDGGKVAGGHDGGPLPEDGIRIKSGKLRGVDSYGMMCSIEELGSSRDMYPDAPESGIYILPEDSEVGADAIGVLGLHDVVFEYEITSNRVDCYSVVGLAREAAATFRKEFHAPVITATGNDESIDDYLQVEVQDTKLCPRYCARMVKNIKLAPSPEWMQKRLAASGIRPINNIVDITNYVMEEYGQPMHAFDYDQIAGHKIVVKCAKDGDEFQTLDGQVRKLDSTVLMINDGEKEVGIAGIMGGENSKITDDVKTMVFEAACFNGTNIRLSSKKIGLRTDASGKFEKGLDPNNAEEAVNRACQLIEELGAGEVVGGIIDVYPVKREPVRIKFDADKINDLLGTQIDAENMKQYFAKIDLGFDETAQEVIAPTFRQDLHCMADLAEEVARFFGYDNIPTTLPSGEATTGKLSYKLRIEEMAREVAEFSGFSQSMTYSFESPKVFDKLLLPADCKLRQTVNILNPLGEDFSIMRTSPLNGMLSSLSTNYNRRNKDVKLYELANIYLPKALPLTELPDERMQLTLGMYGEGDFFTMKGVVEELFDKLGMVKKVHYNPDCSRPYLHPGRKADIVYEGVTLGYVGELHPDVADNYKIGERTYVAVLDMPNVIPFADFDRKYTGIAKYPATSRDISMVVPKEILVGQIEDIIAQRGGKILESYKLFDIYEGAQILAGHKSVAYSITFRAKDHTLTDDEVNAAMKKILNGLEGMGIQLRA, encoded by the coding sequence ATGAATACAGCGTTATCATGGATTAAAGCATATGTTCCGGATCTGGACGTAACAGCTCAGGAATACACCGATGCGATGACTTTGTCAGGCAGCAAGGTGGAGGGCTATGTCTGTCTGGACAAGAACCTGGAAAAAATCGTAGTAGGACAGATCACAAAAATAGAGCGTCACCCTGATGCAGATAAGCTGATCATCTGCCAGGTGGATATTGGCAAAGAATCCATCCAGATCGTTACCGGGGCGCCAAATGTAAAAGAAGGGGATAAGGTGCCGGTGGTTTTAGACGGCGGAAAGGTGGCTGGAGGCCATGACGGCGGACCACTGCCGGAGGATGGGATCCGCATCAAGTCCGGCAAGCTGCGCGGCGTTGATTCTTACGGTATGATGTGTTCCATCGAGGAGCTTGGTTCCTCCAGAGACATGTACCCGGACGCCCCGGAAAGCGGGATCTACATTCTGCCGGAAGACTCCGAAGTGGGAGCGGATGCCATCGGGGTATTGGGGCTGCATGATGTGGTTTTTGAGTATGAGATCACTTCAAACCGTGTAGACTGCTACAGCGTAGTAGGTCTGGCAAGGGAAGCGGCGGCTACCTTCCGCAAGGAATTCCATGCACCGGTCATCACAGCCACCGGAAATGATGAGAGCATTGACGACTATCTTCAGGTGGAAGTGCAGGATACAAAGCTGTGTCCGCGCTACTGTGCGAGGATGGTAAAAAATATCAAACTGGCCCCGTCGCCGGAGTGGATGCAGAAAAGGCTGGCAGCCAGCGGTATCCGTCCCATCAACAACATTGTAGACATCACCAACTATGTGATGGAGGAGTACGGTCAGCCGATGCACGCATTCGACTATGACCAGATCGCAGGACATAAGATCGTGGTGAAATGTGCGAAAGACGGAGATGAGTTCCAGACTCTGGACGGACAGGTAAGAAAGCTTGACAGCACGGTGCTGATGATCAACGACGGCGAGAAGGAAGTCGGCATTGCCGGGATCATGGGTGGAGAGAACTCCAAGATCACCGATGATGTAAAGACCATGGTCTTTGAGGCGGCATGCTTTAACGGCACCAATATCCGCCTTTCCTCCAAAAAGATCGGGCTGCGCACCGATGCGTCCGGCAAGTTTGAGAAGGGCCTGGATCCCAACAATGCTGAGGAGGCCGTCAACCGCGCCTGCCAGCTGATCGAGGAACTGGGAGCAGGAGAAGTGGTCGGGGGGATCATCGATGTTTATCCGGTGAAGCGCGAGCCGGTCCGCATCAAATTCGATGCTGACAAGATCAATGACCTGCTTGGTACCCAGATTGACGCGGAGAACATGAAGCAGTATTTTGCAAAGATCGATCTGGGATTTGATGAGACGGCCCAGGAGGTGATCGCTCCAACCTTCCGTCAGGATCTGCACTGTATGGCAGATCTGGCAGAGGAGGTTGCCCGGTTCTTTGGCTATGACAATATCCCTACGACCCTGCCGTCCGGCGAGGCCACCACGGGAAAACTCTCTTATAAGCTGCGGATTGAAGAGATGGCCCGGGAAGTAGCGGAGTTCTCCGGCTTCAGCCAGAGCATGACCTACTCCTTTGAGAGCCCGAAGGTGTTTGACAAGCTGCTGCTTCCGGCTGACTGTAAGCTGCGCCAGACTGTGAACATCTTAAACCCGCTGGGCGAAGATTTCAGCATCATGCGGACCAGCCCGCTAAACGGCATGCTAAGCTCTTTGTCCACCAACTATAACCGCAGGAACAAAGACGTGAAGCTTTACGAGCTGGCGAATATTTATCTGCCGAAGGCGCTGCCGCTCACGGAGCTTCCGGATGAGAGGATGCAGCTGACCCTGGGGATGTACGGCGAAGGCGATTTCTTTACCATGAAGGGTGTTGTAGAAGAACTGTTTGACAAGCTGGGTATGGTGAAAAAGGTACATTATAACCCGGACTGCAGCCGTCCTTACCTGCATCCCGGCAGAAAAGCCGATATCGTATACGAAGGTGTGACCCTTGGATATGTGGGAGAGCTGCACCCGGATGTGGCTGACAATTACAAGATCGGCGAGCGTACCTACGTGGCAGTACTGGATATGCCGAATGTGATCCCATTTGCCGATTTCGACCGCAAGTATACCGGGATTGCCAAATATCCGGCGACCAGTCGTGATATCAGTATGGTGGTTCCGAAAGAGATCCTCGTGGGGCAGATCGAAGATATCATCGCCCAGAGAGGCGGCAAGATCCTGGAGAGCTACAAGCTGTTCGATATCTACGAAGGCGCACAGATCCTGGCAGGGCATAAGTCCGTCGCGTATTCCATCACGTTCCGGGCAAAGGATCACACCTTGACCGACGACGAGGTGAATGCAGCGATGAAGAAGATCTTAAACGGACTGGAGGGCATGGGCATCCAGCTCCGCGCATAA